In the genome of Fluviispira vulneris, one region contains:
- a CDS encoding CTP synthase, whose amino-acid sequence MQHHDSKSPKRFSQHPVKYIFVTGGVVSSIGKGLAAASIGALLETRGLRVSMTKMDPYINVDPGTMSPFQHGEVFVTDDGAETDLDLGHYQRFTKANLAKRNSFTSGQVYDTVINKERRGDYLGGTVQVIPHITDQIKANIVTASEGADVSIVEIGGTIGDIESLPFLEAIRQFRNDVGKENSIFIHVTLIPYIRAAGELKTKPTQHSVKELRSIGIQPDILICRADQPMSQDVRMKISTFCNLPKESVFEALDADSIYKMPIIYHEQRMDARIVELLGIWTAQPNLSEWNRIIECIERPKHSLKIGVVGKYMGTRDSYKSVYEALTHAGIANEAHVEIIGIDSEQLSVANTKEILSEYDAILVPGGFGDRGVLGKMAAIQFARENNIPFFGICLGMQLACLEYARNVLGIADATSEEFDTNARNKIIHLMESQQSVDKKGGSMRLGAYDCIVRRGSKGFQAYGNDRISERHRHRYEFNPEFRSRFEASGFIVSGESPDGTLVEMMELNNHPWFLGCQAHPELKSRPIAPHPLFKDFVAAALERSIHK is encoded by the coding sequence ATGCAACATCATGATAGTAAATCCCCCAAACGTTTCTCTCAACACCCTGTAAAATATATATTTGTTACTGGTGGCGTGGTCTCAAGTATCGGAAAAGGGCTCGCTGCGGCCAGTATTGGCGCACTGCTCGAAACCCGCGGATTGCGTGTTTCAATGACAAAAATGGATCCTTACATAAACGTTGATCCTGGGACAATGTCTCCTTTTCAGCATGGAGAGGTTTTTGTTACAGATGACGGAGCAGAAACGGACCTTGATTTAGGGCATTATCAGCGTTTTACCAAAGCGAATTTAGCGAAACGCAATAGCTTTACCTCTGGCCAAGTCTACGACACAGTCATCAATAAAGAACGCCGTGGAGATTACCTTGGAGGAACAGTTCAAGTAATTCCTCATATCACAGATCAAATTAAAGCAAACATCGTGACAGCATCAGAAGGCGCGGATGTTTCGATCGTTGAAATTGGCGGCACCATTGGCGATATTGAAAGTCTACCATTCCTTGAAGCTATTCGCCAGTTCCGCAATGATGTGGGTAAAGAAAATTCTATTTTTATTCATGTTACCCTTATTCCATATATTCGTGCTGCGGGTGAGTTGAAAACAAAGCCCACGCAGCATTCCGTAAAAGAATTGCGTTCAATCGGTATTCAACCTGATATTTTAATCTGTCGTGCCGATCAGCCTATGTCACAAGATGTGCGCATGAAAATATCGACATTTTGCAATCTCCCTAAGGAAAGTGTCTTTGAAGCTCTTGATGCCGATAGCATTTACAAAATGCCTATTATCTACCATGAGCAAAGAATGGACGCTCGTATTGTCGAGCTTCTTGGCATTTGGACAGCTCAACCAAATTTAAGTGAATGGAATAGAATCATTGAATGTATAGAAAGACCAAAACATTCTTTAAAAATTGGCGTCGTTGGTAAATACATGGGTACACGGGATTCTTATAAATCCGTGTATGAAGCTTTAACTCACGCAGGCATAGCAAATGAAGCGCATGTTGAAATTATCGGAATAGATTCAGAGCAACTCAGTGTGGCAAATACAAAAGAAATTTTGAGCGAATATGATGCTATTTTGGTTCCTGGAGGTTTTGGCGATCGGGGTGTCCTTGGGAAAATGGCAGCAATTCAATTTGCTCGAGAAAATAACATTCCATTTTTTGGTATATGTTTAGGTATGCAGCTCGCTTGTCTTGAATATGCTCGTAATGTTTTAGGTATTGCAGATGCCACTTCCGAGGAGTTCGACACCAATGCGCGCAATAAAATTATCCATTTGATGGAAAGCCAACAAAGTGTGGATAAAAAAGGCGGGAGCATGCGCTTAGGCGCTTATGACTGTATTGTGCGCAGAGGTAGCAAGGGCTTCCAAGCTTATGGGAACGATCGTATTAGTGAGCGCCATCGCCATCGCTATGAATTCAATCCAGAATTCCGCTCACGCTTTGAAGCGTCTGGCTTTATCGTTTCAGGAGAAAGCCCAGATGGTACGTTAGTTGAAATGATGGAATTAAATAATCATCCATGGTTTTTAGGTTGTCAGGCACACCCTGAGCTCAAAAGCCGTCCGATTGCACCTCATCCCTTATTTAAGGACTTTGTTGCGGCTGCTTTGGAAAGATCTATCCATAAATAG
- the hemL gene encoding glutamate-1-semialdehyde 2,1-aminomutase yields MKNNELNFSHSISVMERSYRVFPGGVNSPVRSFRSVGGTPIVFSAGKGKYLYDVDGNEFIDFCSSWGPLIVGYSNPAIIGAMQEQLYKAVTFGAPSDLEVKLAEKIMDWVPGLEMLRFVSSGTEATMSAVRAARAATRKNKFIKFEGCYHGHADQFLVKAGSGLATLGNPSSAGVPVGTTADTLTAIYNSEESVLELFEKYGDDIAAVIIEPVAANMGLVLPKPGFLEFLRNVTEKYGAVLIFDEVMTGFRLARGGCAEIFSVEPDMWTFGKIIGGGVPAAAYGGKKQIMQQVAPLGAAYQAGTLSGNPLAMVAGYATLCEIEQQNAFTKLENLGQKLDSIVDAELKSFIEKSKVCYVRIGSFFCFFFGTNKLPTHFSEVASTDMNLFNKVYHAWIKQGIYLGPSGYEVGFLSTCIEENDLKKMVEVVKNVLITEE; encoded by the coding sequence TTGAAAAATAACGAACTCAATTTCTCTCACTCAATTTCTGTTATGGAAAGAAGCTATCGAGTCTTTCCAGGTGGAGTGAATTCTCCAGTGCGATCCTTTCGCTCGGTTGGAGGGACTCCCATTGTCTTTTCTGCTGGGAAAGGCAAATATCTGTACGATGTCGATGGCAATGAATTTATAGATTTTTGTTCATCTTGGGGACCACTCATAGTTGGTTATTCCAACCCTGCGATTATTGGAGCTATGCAAGAGCAACTTTATAAGGCTGTTACTTTTGGTGCTCCATCCGATCTCGAAGTGAAATTGGCTGAAAAAATTATGGATTGGGTGCCAGGGCTTGAAATGTTGCGCTTTGTCAGCAGCGGTACAGAAGCAACGATGAGTGCCGTGAGAGCTGCACGGGCGGCCACCAGAAAAAATAAATTTATTAAATTTGAAGGCTGTTACCATGGACATGCGGATCAATTTCTCGTGAAAGCAGGTAGCGGATTGGCAACTTTAGGCAATCCAAGTTCAGCAGGCGTGCCAGTTGGCACAACTGCAGACACATTAACTGCTATTTATAATAGCGAAGAAAGTGTGCTTGAATTGTTTGAAAAATATGGAGACGACATTGCAGCTGTTATAATTGAGCCTGTTGCTGCAAATATGGGATTGGTTTTACCTAAGCCTGGTTTTTTAGAATTTTTGCGTAATGTAACAGAAAAATATGGTGCAGTTCTAATTTTCGATGAAGTTATGACAGGATTTCGCTTAGCACGTGGCGGATGTGCTGAAATTTTTTCAGTTGAGCCAGATATGTGGACTTTTGGAAAAATAATCGGAGGTGGAGTTCCTGCTGCAGCATATGGGGGGAAAAAGCAAATAATGCAACAAGTCGCTCCTTTGGGAGCAGCGTATCAAGCAGGTACCTTGTCTGGTAATCCACTTGCTATGGTTGCAGGATATGCTACACTTTGTGAAATAGAGCAACAAAATGCTTTTACTAAGCTTGAAAATTTAGGACAAAAATTAGATTCTATAGTTGATGCAGAATTAAAGAGCTTTATAGAAAAGTCAAAAGTTTGTTACGTTCGCATAGGCTCATTTTTTTGTTTCTTTTTTGGAACGAATAAATTGCCGACTCATTTCTCTGAAGTTGCTTCCACAGATATGAATCTTTTTAATAAAGTTTATCATGCATGGATTAAACAAGGGATTTATTTGGGTCCAAGTGGATATGAAGTTGGGTTTTTAAGTACATGTATCGAGGAAAATGATCTGAAAAAGATGGTGGAAGTCGTTAAGAACGTTTTAATAACCGAAGAATAG
- a CDS encoding CPBP family intramembrane glutamic endopeptidase: MLSTNLLFALVCLSSISLWFFVKPIVPIAISYIFLFASFYEGYISYQSLIFVLLFTFFCLVYEKKTSLFIKNFSFIVLLCFMYILVAEDFPYSTEIPIFTGVRFSPISKPFWLDINVEKSVCAIIFAAILIKKSDKLSDWKKVFKDLLLPLAVILAIIIPTGLITGYIKFDFKLPSGSFYFLSINLFLVCVAEEVFFRGFLQRKIFEFLSKYFKAKVSAPVLANVFVAVLFGYAHLYSGYLFAIFAFIAGLGYGYAYQKSGKIEAAILAHFGLNLIHFIFFTYPAFQSLP, translated from the coding sequence ATGCTGAGTACCAATCTCCTTTTTGCCCTTGTTTGTTTATCTTCTATTTCTCTTTGGTTTTTTGTGAAACCAATTGTCCCAATTGCAATTTCTTATATTTTTCTTTTTGCTTCCTTTTACGAAGGATATATTTCTTATCAGTCATTGATTTTTGTCCTGTTATTTACATTTTTCTGTTTAGTTTATGAAAAGAAAACCAGTTTATTTATTAAGAATTTTTCTTTTATAGTTTTACTTTGTTTTATGTATATTTTAGTTGCAGAAGATTTTCCTTATTCAACTGAAATTCCTATATTTACAGGGGTGAGATTTAGTCCTATTTCGAAACCATTTTGGCTAGATATCAATGTCGAGAAATCAGTTTGTGCCATTATTTTTGCAGCTATATTAATTAAAAAATCAGATAAACTTTCAGATTGGAAAAAGGTATTTAAAGATTTACTTTTACCTTTAGCAGTTATTTTAGCCATTATAATCCCTACAGGACTAATAACTGGATATATTAAATTTGATTTTAAATTACCAAGCGGTTCGTTTTATTTTCTTTCGATAAATTTATTTTTAGTGTGTGTTGCAGAAGAGGTCTTTTTTAGAGGTTTTTTACAACGAAAAATCTTTGAATTCCTTTCGAAATATTTTAAGGCAAAAGTTTCTGCCCCTGTTCTGGCCAATGTTTTCGTTGCTGTATTATTTGGGTATGCACATCTTTATTCAGGTTATCTCTTTGCTATTTTTGCATTTATAGCAGGATTAGGATATGGTTATGCCTATCAAAAGTCAGGGAAGATTGAAGCAGCAATTCTTGCCCATTTTGGCTTAAATTTAATTCATTTTATCTTTTTCACTTACCCTGCGTTTCAAAGCTTGCCTTAA
- a CDS encoding sensor histidine kinase: protein MNLESKFTRIKANLRPLISVFYPSTVKQRIFLGIILGSFVSISLDQFFPVIFILPGFFIYCYYILYILVDKPTHSLLQLTRHGGFDAGIDKLRIVGNDEFSRIARAVQDMAKRMRFSILEAREQNTRLDEIFGAIGEGVVILNSEGKVIKINNTVRRWIGWYSEVVDRNVLEVLRNVEISAIIQNMIRDMNEKSHIPAQIIESIHLDGPEIRRVRAKIVAIQSEQQNPVFMIFLFDLTDIHKGEEIRREFFANVSHELKTPIAAIRGYAEIIQDMPDLQANERAQNFLSVIVRNSENLTKLIDEMLILTGLESGALTLVIKPYDVHAGFNRVIENILPKAKQAGVELLADVDPDIHEILVDAQRFDSVLVNLVDNAVKYNRPGGIVKISLRQNETHHIIFVEDSGIGIPDNARIRAFERFYRVDKSHNRLGGGSGLGLAIVKHVVQAHGGSISLRSELGSGSVFTIMLPKTPSKKKIDLLTPL from the coding sequence GTGAATTTAGAATCAAAATTCACAAGAATAAAAGCTAATCTTCGCCCGCTAATTTCAGTATTTTACCCAAGTACAGTAAAACAAAGAATCTTTCTAGGTATTATTTTAGGATCATTTGTTTCAATTTCTCTAGATCAATTCTTTCCAGTTATTTTTATTTTACCAGGGTTTTTTATTTATTGTTATTATATTTTATATATTTTGGTAGACAAACCAACCCATTCTTTATTGCAATTGACCCGACATGGTGGTTTCGATGCAGGCATTGATAAATTGCGCATCGTTGGAAATGATGAATTTTCAAGGATAGCGCGCGCTGTGCAAGATATGGCGAAACGCATGCGTTTTAGCATTCTCGAAGCTCGTGAACAAAATACACGTCTTGATGAAATATTTGGTGCCATTGGCGAAGGGGTCGTAATCCTCAATTCAGAAGGCAAAGTCATAAAAATAAACAACACGGTGAGGCGATGGATAGGTTGGTACAGTGAAGTTGTTGACCGTAATGTCCTTGAAGTTCTTAGAAATGTTGAAATATCTGCAATCATTCAAAATATGATTAGGGATATGAATGAAAAGTCTCACATACCTGCTCAAATCATTGAGTCCATTCACCTTGATGGCCCTGAAATCCGCCGCGTGCGGGCAAAAATTGTGGCCATTCAATCGGAACAGCAGAATCCTGTTTTTATGATATTTTTATTTGATCTCACAGATATTCACAAAGGAGAAGAAATACGTAGAGAGTTTTTCGCTAACGTGAGTCATGAATTAAAAACACCCATTGCGGCTATTCGTGGTTATGCTGAAATCATTCAAGATATGCCCGACCTCCAAGCAAATGAACGAGCACAGAATTTCCTTTCAGTTATTGTGCGCAATTCTGAAAATCTCACAAAATTAATCGATGAAATGTTGATATTAACTGGGCTTGAATCAGGTGCTCTAACTCTCGTAATAAAACCTTACGATGTGCATGCGGGATTTAACCGTGTGATAGAAAATATTTTACCAAAAGCCAAACAAGCGGGTGTTGAATTGCTGGCAGATGTCGACCCAGATATCCATGAAATTTTGGTCGATGCCCAACGGTTTGATTCCGTCTTGGTGAATTTGGTCGACAACGCAGTCAAGTACAATCGCCCTGGTGGCATAGTCAAAATCAGTTTGCGGCAAAATGAAACTCACCATATTATTTTTGTAGAAGATTCAGGCATAGGTATCCCAGACAATGCCCGTATTCGTGCTTTTGAACGTTTCTATCGCGTTGATAAGTCTCACAATCGTCTCGGCGGTGGTTCTGGATTGGGGCTGGCAATAGTGAAACATGTGGTGCAAGCACATGGCGGAAGTATTTCCCTGCGCAGTGAATTGGGCTCTGGCAGTGTCTTTACAATTATGTTACCTAAAACTCCAAGTAAAAAGAAAATAGATCTTTTAACTCCCCTTTAG
- the dtd gene encoding D-aminoacyl-tRNA deacylase, with amino-acid sequence MHEELLVRCVVQRATHAEVVIEGKSQGRLENGLVILFGVGSYQSLPDIPETDIPILLKSFYPSLEKLAEKLISLRIFNDSNDKMNLSVRDIKGGLYLISQFTVFADCKKGNRPSFTLSAKPNLAKAIYDLFLETLKKKAEELKVLSGIFAADMKVTFCNDGPVTLIIDAGVKGLL; translated from the coding sequence ATGCATGAAGAGCTTCTTGTTAGGTGTGTTGTGCAGAGAGCCACTCATGCTGAAGTTGTGATCGAAGGAAAATCCCAAGGCCGCTTAGAGAATGGTTTGGTGATATTGTTTGGAGTGGGTAGCTATCAATCCCTCCCAGATATACCAGAAACAGACATACCTATTCTGTTAAAAAGTTTTTATCCCAGTCTTGAAAAACTTGCAGAAAAACTAATATCACTGCGCATTTTTAATGACTCCAATGACAAAATGAATTTGTCGGTACGTGATATAAAAGGTGGTTTGTATTTAATCAGTCAATTCACTGTTTTTGCAGACTGCAAAAAAGGCAATAGGCCAAGTTTTACTCTATCAGCTAAGCCAAATTTAGCAAAAGCTATTTATGATCTTTTCTTAGAGACACTTAAGAAAAAAGCAGAAGAACTTAAGGTTTTAAGTGGAATTTTTGCTGCTGATATGAAAGTTACATTCTGCAACGATGGTCCAGTTACTTTAATAATCGATGCAGGTGTGAAGGGGCTTTTGTGA